In Chlorogloeopsis sp. ULAP01, the following are encoded in one genomic region:
- the kaiB gene encoding circadian clock protein KaiB, producing the protein MNKVRKTYVLKLYVAGNTPNSVRALKTLKNILDQEFQGIYALKVIDVLKSPQLAEEDKILATPTLSKILPPPVRKIIGDLSDRERVLIGLDLLYEELSEEEQFQE; encoded by the coding sequence ATGAATAAGGTAAGAAAAACTTACGTTCTCAAGCTTTATGTAGCAGGGAACACCCCCAACTCTGTCAGGGCATTAAAAACCCTCAAGAACATATTAGATCAAGAATTTCAAGGCATTTATGCTTTAAAGGTGATCGATGTGCTCAAAAGCCCCCAATTAGCCGAGGAAGATAAGATCCTAGCTACACCAACACTATCAAAAATCTTGCCCCCACCCGTTCGGAAAATCATCGGTGATCTATCAGATAGAGAAAGAGTGCTAATTGGATTAGATTTACTATATGAAGAACTGTCTGAAGAAGAACAATTCCAAGAATAA
- a CDS encoding TolC family protein, whose product MKGQQIFYSFLPGVTAAVLTTQPTWAETAKASGLQQVVPPSVSTSTISSGSWLTKANNLDRQLFAIGDRLSAPSSQNLGVVVTGKTGIPVEQISANEAAIFSLSATLPAKYLSGNNRAITSNQIQPSNASGASLGKLASTPKRPVKTSVSIPVPKVKPNARASSRNTAKDNGQRLREVLALRRSQKIGVSDTTLKLSSVPDKSLSKLSSQERSSQKNPSTSLSKFLRSNVSNSRAAKLLEVQNCQQQASILNPVGCSQKSLVTELVSQVPSSTPTTPAPVTPPTQSAPTTPAGSKTPQPIPDYLNPNPNPLQYPTEIEEVRTRGTQPISLEQAIELARRNNRELQVSLLELQRARASLREAQAALYPNLGLSAEIGRQQSASGQLQTERTRQAEAGVPPELRSPSQDEPSSSFNGTAQFTYDIYTSGRRQANINAAEEQVRFQQLDVERLSEQIRLDVTTNYYDLQQADENVRIQQAAVTNAEASLRDAQALERAGVGTRFDVLRAQVNLANSQQNLTRALSQQRITSSQLSTRLSIPGSINISAADPVNLAGLWNPTLEESIVLAFQNRPELQQFLAQRNISEQRRRLALSELGPQVSVIASYNLLDQFDDSISVTDGYSIGLRANLNLFDGGAARARAAQERANIRIAETQFAQQRDQTRFDVEQAYSNLQANLENVQTANAALDQAREALRLARLRFQAGVGTQTDVIAAETDLTTAEGNRVVAILDYNRALANLQRAVTTRALR is encoded by the coding sequence GTGAAAGGACAGCAAATCTTCTATAGTTTCTTGCCTGGTGTGACAGCAGCTGTATTAACAACCCAACCCACTTGGGCTGAAACGGCGAAAGCCAGTGGGTTACAGCAGGTTGTCCCTCCGAGTGTTTCAACTTCCACCATCAGTAGTGGTAGTTGGCTGACGAAAGCAAATAATTTAGATCGGCAACTATTTGCGATTGGCGATCGCCTATCAGCACCCAGCAGTCAAAATCTGGGAGTTGTAGTTACCGGAAAAACTGGTATCCCAGTAGAACAAATATCCGCAAATGAGGCAGCAATTTTTAGCTTGAGCGCCACCTTGCCTGCCAAGTATCTATCAGGGAACAACCGTGCTATTACTAGCAACCAAATACAGCCTAGTAACGCATCTGGAGCTAGCTTGGGTAAGCTGGCAAGCACACCCAAGCGCCCTGTCAAAACATCAGTTAGTATTCCTGTTCCCAAAGTTAAGCCGAATGCCCGTGCCAGTTCCAGGAATACAGCTAAAGACAACGGACAGAGGCTGCGTGAAGTACTCGCACTGAGGCGATCACAGAAAATAGGTGTTTCTGATACTACTTTAAAACTAAGTTCTGTCCCAGACAAAAGCTTGTCTAAGCTTTCATCTCAGGAACGAAGTTCTCAGAAAAATCCTAGTACATCATTGTCAAAATTTTTACGGAGTAATGTTAGCAATTCGAGAGCGGCAAAACTGCTAGAAGTACAGAATTGTCAACAGCAAGCTTCTATTTTGAACCCGGTTGGCTGTTCACAAAAATCATTAGTGACAGAATTAGTATCGCAAGTACCTTCAAGTACGCCAACCACTCCTGCACCAGTAACACCTCCTACTCAGAGTGCGCCAACCACCCCTGCTGGATCTAAAACTCCACAACCAATTCCTGACTATCTCAATCCCAACCCCAATCCTCTACAGTATCCAACTGAAATAGAGGAAGTGAGAACGAGGGGAACGCAACCAATCAGCTTAGAACAAGCAATAGAACTCGCTCGGCGCAACAATCGGGAGCTACAAGTATCTTTACTAGAGCTACAACGTGCGCGAGCTAGTCTGCGAGAAGCACAAGCTGCTTTGTATCCTAATTTGGGATTGAGCGCTGAAATTGGTCGTCAGCAGTCTGCTAGCGGACAATTACAGACTGAACGAACAAGGCAAGCTGAAGCTGGTGTACCACCTGAATTACGCAGTCCATCCCAAGATGAACCTTCTTCATCCTTTAATGGTACAGCACAATTTACTTACGATATTTACACTTCGGGGAGACGGCAAGCTAATATCAACGCTGCTGAGGAGCAGGTACGCTTCCAGCAATTAGATGTAGAGCGCTTGTCTGAACAAATCCGTCTAGATGTTACAACTAACTACTACGACTTGCAACAAGCAGATGAAAATGTGCGAATTCAGCAAGCTGCTGTCACAAATGCCGAAGCGAGCTTACGGGATGCCCAGGCATTAGAACGAGCTGGAGTGGGTACGCGGTTTGATGTACTGCGAGCGCAAGTCAATTTGGCAAATTCCCAACAGAACTTGACAAGAGCGCTTTCCCAGCAACGAATTACTAGCAGCCAATTGTCAACTCGCTTGAGTATCCCAGGATCGATTAATATTAGTGCAGCAGATCCAGTTAACTTAGCAGGTCTTTGGAATCCAACATTGGAAGAAAGTATTGTACTCGCCTTTCAAAATCGTCCGGAACTGCAACAGTTTTTGGCACAACGTAATATTAGCGAACAAAGACGACGTTTAGCTCTTTCAGAGTTAGGCCCACAAGTGAGTGTAATTGCTAGCTATAACCTGCTAGATCAGTTCGATGATAGTATCAGCGTCACCGATGGCTACTCGATTGGACTCCGGGCAAACCTAAATTTATTTGATGGGGGAGCAGCCAGAGCCAGAGCAGCTCAAGAAAGAGCCAATATCCGGATTGCTGAAACTCAATTTGCTCAACAGCGCGATCAGACTCGCTTTGACGTCGAACAAGCCTACTCGAATTTGCAAGCTAACCTAGAGAATGTCCAAACTGCCAATGCTGCACTAGATCAAGCTAGAGAAGCCCTCCGTTTAGCCCGTTTGCGCTTTCAAGCAGGCGTGGGAACCCAAACCGATGTGATTGCAGCTGAAACTGATTTAACTACTGCTGAAGGCAATCGTGTAGTCGCAATTTTGGATTACAACCGCGCTTTGGCTAATTTACAAAGAGCTGTCACTACCAGAGCATTACGTTAG
- a CDS encoding SDR family oxidoreductase gives MPTALITGASDGIGKAFAEELAARNTNLVLVARSQEKLNQLAKELQENYQIQVDIIVTDLTETGATSAVFDFTQQQGLTIDLLINNAGFADYGDFAETDEERQIKMVQLNVLALVHLTHKFLPLMRQRRSGSIINVSSLAAFQPIPYLSVYSASKAFVRNFSEALWAENRHYGIRILVSCPGPVETNFFTEAKFPPELAGRTNKISTAKEVVQETLKALERGDSTVVIGGLTTHLITKLAGFVPRTTLVNILEKQFKV, from the coding sequence ATGCCGACTGCTTTAATTACAGGAGCCTCTGATGGCATTGGAAAAGCATTTGCAGAGGAACTAGCCGCACGCAATACAAATCTTGTGCTCGTTGCTCGTTCTCAAGAAAAGTTAAACCAACTGGCAAAAGAACTACAAGAAAATTATCAAATTCAAGTTGACATTATAGTCACAGATTTGACAGAAACAGGCGCTACTAGTGCGGTGTTTGATTTCACTCAACAACAGGGATTGACGATTGACTTATTAATTAACAATGCTGGTTTTGCTGATTATGGAGACTTTGCCGAAACAGACGAAGAAAGGCAAATTAAGATGGTACAATTAAATGTTTTGGCATTAGTCCATTTAACCCATAAATTTCTACCTCTGATGCGACAGCGCCGCTCAGGCAGCATCATTAATGTATCTTCTTTAGCTGCATTTCAACCGATCCCATACCTTTCTGTTTACTCCGCCAGCAAAGCTTTTGTTCGCAATTTTAGCGAAGCATTGTGGGCAGAAAATCGCCACTATGGTATCCGCATTTTAGTCTCTTGTCCGGGGCCAGTTGAAACAAACTTTTTTACTGAAGCTAAATTTCCTCCAGAACTAGCAGGAAGAACAAATAAAATATCTACAGCCAAGGAGGTTGTGCAGGAAACGCTAAAAGCTTTGGAAAGAGGTGATTCTACTGTGGTAATTGGTGGTTTGACGACTCATTTAATCACTAAATTAGCTGGTTTTGTTCCACGCACAACTTTAGTGAATATTTTGGAAAAACAATTTAAGGTGTAA
- a CDS encoding photosystem II S4 domain protein: MLPREEILKGVENRDALARVIDQAEQAIKTWEVILTDFLSPPELAEIQQVFGRLTEVQLLAWGGYPQAERQRIAIARSELPLDISQVTIAALDIAGNFLFDTATHRDFLGAMLGTGIVREKTGDIIVLGERGAQAIVVPELVDFLEMNLKQVRSVPVKTQRIDLSELKVREPKKKELTTVEASLRLDAIASAGFSMSRSKMVELIDAGDVRVNWKDITQASSQVKTGDLIAIRGKGRLEVGDIAITKKDRYRVQLIRYM, from the coding sequence ATGCTACCAAGGGAAGAAATTTTAAAAGGTGTTGAAAATCGAGATGCTTTAGCTCGTGTCATCGATCAAGCCGAACAAGCCATTAAAACTTGGGAAGTGATTTTGACAGATTTTCTGTCTCCGCCAGAGTTGGCTGAAATTCAGCAGGTATTTGGTCGATTAACAGAAGTACAATTGCTAGCGTGGGGAGGATATCCGCAAGCAGAACGTCAAAGAATAGCGATCGCTCGTTCTGAGCTTCCTCTCGATATATCTCAAGTCACGATCGCCGCACTAGATATCGCTGGTAATTTTCTATTTGATACTGCCACTCACCGCGACTTTTTGGGTGCAATGCTGGGAACCGGTATTGTTCGCGAAAAGACAGGAGATATTATTGTTTTGGGCGAACGCGGAGCACAAGCAATAGTTGTACCGGAATTAGTAGACTTTTTAGAGATGAACCTCAAACAGGTGCGATCGGTTCCTGTGAAAACTCAGCGTATCGATTTAAGCGAGTTAAAGGTGCGCGAACCGAAGAAAAAAGAATTAACCACCGTGGAGGCATCTTTGCGTTTAGATGCGATCGCCTCGGCTGGATTTAGTATGTCTCGCAGTAAAATGGTGGAATTAATAGATGCAGGTGATGTACGAGTGAATTGGAAAGACATCACTCAAGCTAGTTCTCAAGTCAAAACAGGTGACTTAATAGCAATCCGTGGCAAAGGGCGTTTAGAAGTTGGTGATATTGCTATTACCAAGAAAGATAGATATCGCGTCCAACTCATACGTTATATGTAG
- a CDS encoding ATP-binding protein — MLKYPLYEFIATAPSCVETTALKMVLEIFEQQQCDRLVVLDEQQCPIGLVYSGRLLTTLLAANQAEHKGGGLIDLQEPLAKWHSTLVEPVKTFPATWSIEQLNWFVRSQQNQNHTHLDWVLIDSKGKFLGLVDSLRLLKFLAKQKVKVQPQENKSSHLPSGAGNTTKDSSWVASPKVKSRRRKLATEQATVPEVVGASAVAEEKATVMESRAPLHQPLVQLLERLPWPLMLQTSNGEVVTQNPAWWQQLGVLKDPEGVRQEVEAILTPTVVKKPEYTTAKVANNANAKINDSCYQAQPTPIQVLASENDLLNDNTVTLPTGVPLRPKLTTPDPNPFANLPAQSSTLREAADASTTTNRCFLDSQQGTCTCVVEVQNGQERVWQFAKIPLDSSDLKTKSSESGMVTSTDLWLMLATDVTEQQQLSKELAAKNADLIQLNRLKDEFLACISHELKTPLTAVLGLSRLLVDQQLGKLNERQARYAGLIHQSGRHLMSVVNDILDLTRMESGQMELMLAGVNIRTVCDRALSEAKAMHTQNRKTTIASPAPAVVKEHQFTLSIEPGLEEIVADEFRLRQMLVHLLSNAFKFTETGGDIGVRVNRWEGWIAFTVWDTGIGIPEHQQHLIFQKFQQLENPLTRQFEGTGLGLVLTRALARLHGGDVSFLSREGQGSQFTLLLPPTPPHKIGAGEDSHEIATESSYYSPSSLNSLAPTSNSHSLVSTSPANRNSLVLIVEAVARYIEDLTELLTALGYRVVIARSGCEAVEKARRLQPKAIFLNPLLPLLSGWDVLTLLKSDVATRSIPVIVTATAAEKEQAFANRADGFLSLPVKHQVLAPLLESLCAMPEPMLQNAIKETTVEHTPLRILRLVNHQGDTLNLHPFLQQHRVIEVDDIEQAELLARVWQFDVVLLDAEMPTAQACLQRLKANPRLASLPLVTCDVATTQAASQVAGLSVFPCLTQNSTDNSNNDKQVDALLSVLQIAASICCPPSILVVDLALLPDLPDTKYKRGSRADGVRYAKGASLGELTVDENTPFPSQNLKSSTTSRGSEWFQALIQYLQTAGLKATIGRSWAELLQQLRHESVDLLLICLRETKMPKEVFSALRALEQLPFQLPPVLVLDQRRNPDISHEGSVENVVGAIASEILPRSISMEDLLKHINQALSTKNR; from the coding sequence ATGCTAAAGTACCCGCTTTATGAATTTATCGCCACCGCGCCCAGCTGTGTAGAAACAACTGCTTTAAAAATGGTGCTGGAAATTTTTGAGCAACAGCAGTGCGATCGCTTAGTAGTTTTAGATGAGCAACAATGCCCAATTGGGTTAGTTTATTCTGGGCGTTTGCTGACCACACTTTTAGCAGCAAATCAAGCAGAGCATAAAGGTGGTGGGTTGATTGACTTGCAGGAGCCTCTTGCCAAATGGCACTCAACCTTAGTTGAACCAGTCAAGACATTCCCAGCGACATGGAGTATCGAGCAATTGAACTGGTTTGTGCGATCGCAACAAAACCAGAATCATACTCACTTAGATTGGGTACTCATTGACTCAAAGGGCAAGTTTTTAGGACTAGTAGATAGTTTGCGTCTGTTGAAATTTTTAGCCAAGCAGAAAGTAAAAGTTCAGCCACAGGAAAATAAATCTTCTCACCTCCCCTCTGGTGCAGGCAACACAACCAAAGATTCTTCTTGGGTGGCTTCCCCCAAAGTAAAATCTCGTCGCCGCAAACTAGCAACAGAGCAAGCTACTGTGCCAGAAGTCGTAGGTGCCTCTGCGGTGGCGGAAGAAAAAGCAACTGTCATGGAATCGCGAGCACCATTACACCAACCATTAGTACAGTTGTTGGAAAGATTACCTTGGCCTTTGATGTTACAAACTAGCAATGGCGAAGTAGTCACACAAAATCCAGCTTGGTGGCAGCAATTGGGAGTGTTAAAAGATCCAGAAGGAGTGAGACAGGAGGTAGAAGCAATACTCACCCCCACAGTTGTGAAAAAACCTGAATACACAACTGCTAAAGTAGCAAATAATGCAAACGCTAAGATAAATGACAGTTGCTATCAAGCACAGCCTACACCCATCCAAGTTCTGGCATCAGAAAATGACTTATTAAATGACAATACGGTAACATTACCAACAGGCGTGCCATTGCGGCCAAAATTAACTACACCAGATCCAAATCCCTTTGCCAATCTACCTGCACAATCATCTACTCTGCGAGAAGCCGCAGACGCATCAACAACAACAAATCGCTGCTTTTTGGATAGCCAGCAGGGTACTTGTACCTGTGTTGTAGAAGTGCAAAATGGACAAGAGCGAGTTTGGCAATTTGCCAAAATTCCTCTAGATAGTTCTGATTTGAAAACCAAAAGTTCTGAGTCAGGCATGGTGACAAGCACTGACTTGTGGCTGATGCTAGCAACAGATGTGACTGAACAGCAACAACTCAGCAAAGAACTAGCAGCGAAAAATGCCGATTTAATTCAACTAAATCGTTTAAAAGATGAATTTTTAGCCTGTATTAGTCATGAACTCAAGACTCCTCTCACCGCAGTCTTAGGATTATCGCGATTGCTAGTAGATCAGCAATTAGGAAAACTCAACGAAAGGCAAGCGCGTTATGCCGGGCTAATTCATCAAAGCGGACGTCATCTGATGAGCGTGGTCAATGATATTTTAGACTTGACCCGCATGGAAAGCGGACAGATGGAGTTAATGCTAGCAGGTGTCAACATTCGGACAGTGTGCGATCGCGCCCTATCAGAAGCCAAAGCGATGCATACTCAAAACCGCAAAACTACGATTGCCTCGCCAGCACCAGCAGTTGTCAAAGAACACCAATTTACCCTCTCGATTGAACCAGGTTTGGAGGAAATTGTCGCAGACGAATTTCGCCTCCGGCAGATGTTAGTACATCTGCTCTCCAATGCCTTTAAATTTACCGAAACAGGAGGCGATATTGGAGTCAGGGTAAATCGGTGGGAAGGTTGGATTGCCTTTACAGTTTGGGATACGGGTATTGGTATTCCCGAACACCAACAACATTTAATCTTTCAAAAATTCCAACAATTAGAAAATCCCCTCACCCGTCAGTTTGAAGGTACCGGTTTGGGATTGGTACTAACTAGAGCTTTGGCTCGTCTCCATGGTGGAGATGTTAGCTTCTTATCTCGTGAAGGACAAGGTAGCCAATTTACTTTGTTATTACCGCCGACTCCTCCACACAAAATTGGGGCAGGAGAAGATAGCCATGAAATTGCTACAGAAAGTAGTTATTATTCGCCCTCGTCTCTAAACTCACTCGCCCCTACCTCAAATTCCCATTCATTAGTTTCAACTTCTCCAGCCAATCGCAACAGTTTAGTTTTGATTGTAGAGGCAGTAGCCCGATATATAGAAGACTTAACTGAACTATTAACAGCTTTGGGCTACCGAGTTGTAATTGCGCGATCGGGATGTGAGGCAGTAGAAAAAGCACGCCGCTTACAACCAAAAGCGATATTTCTCAATCCACTACTACCTTTGCTGTCGGGTTGGGATGTACTCACCTTACTAAAATCTGATGTTGCAACTCGCAGCATTCCTGTAATTGTGACGGCAACAGCAGCTGAAAAAGAACAAGCATTTGCCAATCGTGCTGATGGTTTTCTCAGTTTGCCAGTGAAGCATCAAGTGTTGGCACCGCTATTGGAAAGTTTGTGTGCCATGCCAGAACCAATGCTGCAAAATGCAATTAAAGAAACTACGGTTGAGCACACGCCACTGCGAATTCTGAGATTAGTTAATCATCAAGGAGATACTTTAAATTTACACCCTTTTTTACAGCAGCACCGGGTGATAGAAGTAGATGACATCGAACAGGCAGAACTTTTGGCTAGAGTTTGGCAATTTGATGTAGTGTTACTAGATGCAGAAATGCCAACAGCACAAGCCTGCTTGCAGAGACTTAAAGCTAATCCTCGTTTGGCGTCACTACCGCTAGTAACCTGTGATGTAGCTACCACCCAGGCGGCTTCTCAAGTAGCTGGATTATCAGTGTTTCCTTGCTTAACACAAAACAGCACAGACAACAGTAATAACGACAAGCAAGTGGACGCTTTGTTATCAGTATTGCAAATTGCAGCTAGTATATGCTGTCCTCCCAGCATCTTAGTGGTGGATTTGGCACTCTTACCTGACTTACCAGACACCAAATACAAACGGGGATCAAGAGCAGATGGTGTTCGTTATGCCAAAGGTGCTTCCTTGGGGGAGTTAACTGTAGACGAAAATACCCCTTTTCCTAGCCAAAATCTGAAATCTTCAACTACCTCTCGCGGTTCGGAGTGGTTCCAAGCTTTGATTCAATATTTGCAAACTGCTGGGCTGAAAGCGACAATAGGGCGTTCTTGGGCAGAACTGTTACAACAACTCCGTCACGAAAGTGTTGACTTATTGCTGATTTGCTTGAGAGAAACTAAGATGCCAAAAGAGGTATTCTCAGCACTTAGGGCATTGGAGCAATTACCATTTCAGTTGCCACCAGTTTTGGTACTCGATCAGCGACGAAATCCCGACATCTCCCATGAAGGTTCTGTTGAAAATGTAGTGGGTGCGATCGCAAGCGAAATCCTCCCCCGCTCAATCTCTATGGAAGACTTACTAAAGCATATCAATCAAGCTTTGAGTACCAAAAATAGGTAA
- the kaiC gene encoding circadian clock protein KaiC has translation MRENDQPEKNHTPLLEGVEKIRTMIEGFDDISHGGLPVGRTTLVSGTSGTGKTLFSLQFLYNGISYFDDPGVFVTFEESPHDIIKNAYIFGWDLQRLMDEGKLFILDASPDPEGQDIVGNFDLSALIERLQYAIRKYKAKRVSIDSITAVFQQYEAVGVVRREIFRLVARLKQLNVTTIITTERTEEYGPVACFGVEEFVSDNVVIVRNVLEGERRRRTMEILKLRGTTHMKGEYPFTITNEGVNIFPLGAMRLTQRSSNVRVSSGVKTLDEMCGGGFFKDSIILATGATGTGKTLLVSKFLQDGCNNGERAILFAYEESRAQLSRNAYSWGIDFEDLERQGLLKIICTYPESTGLEDHLQIIKSEIAEFKPARIAIDSLSALARGVSNNAFRQFVIGVTGYAKQEEITGFFTNTTDQFMGSHSITDSHISTITDTILMLQYVEIRGEMARAINVFKMRGSWHDKGIREYNITADGPEIKDSFRNYERIVSGAPTRVNIDEKAELSRIVKSFQDKDSSGTSS, from the coding sequence ATGAGAGAAAACGACCAACCAGAGAAAAATCACACACCGTTACTTGAGGGTGTAGAGAAAATTCGTACAATGATCGAAGGCTTTGACGATATTAGTCATGGCGGATTACCTGTGGGCAGAACAACCCTGGTTAGCGGTACCTCTGGAACTGGCAAAACTTTATTTTCTCTTCAGTTTCTTTACAACGGTATCAGCTATTTTGATGACCCAGGAGTATTCGTTACTTTTGAAGAGTCCCCACATGATATCATTAAAAACGCTTATATTTTTGGGTGGGACTTGCAACGTCTGATGGACGAAGGGAAGTTGTTTATTCTCGATGCGTCTCCCGATCCTGAAGGACAAGACATAGTTGGCAACTTCGACCTTTCAGCACTAATCGAGCGTTTGCAGTATGCAATTCGCAAGTACAAAGCTAAACGAGTTTCGATCGACTCAATTACAGCAGTATTCCAGCAGTATGAAGCAGTAGGAGTAGTGCGGCGAGAGATTTTTCGTTTGGTAGCAAGACTCAAACAATTAAACGTTACTACCATCATTACCACAGAACGCACAGAAGAATACGGGCCTGTTGCCTGTTTTGGGGTAGAAGAATTTGTCTCTGATAATGTAGTGATCGTCCGCAATGTCTTAGAAGGAGAACGCCGTCGCCGCACAATGGAAATTCTCAAATTGCGTGGGACAACACACATGAAAGGCGAGTATCCCTTCACAATCACTAACGAAGGAGTCAATATTTTTCCTCTGGGAGCAATGCGCTTGACTCAAAGATCCTCAAATGTGCGAGTATCGTCTGGGGTGAAGACTTTGGACGAGATGTGTGGTGGAGGGTTTTTTAAAGATTCGATAATTTTAGCGACGGGAGCCACAGGTACCGGCAAGACATTACTCGTCAGCAAATTTTTACAAGATGGCTGCAATAATGGTGAACGGGCAATACTTTTTGCTTATGAAGAATCACGCGCCCAACTATCGCGCAACGCTTACTCTTGGGGAATTGATTTTGAAGATTTAGAACGTCAAGGTTTGCTCAAAATTATTTGTACCTATCCCGAATCAACTGGTTTAGAGGATCATCTACAAATTATTAAGTCAGAGATTGCTGAATTTAAGCCAGCCCGAATTGCGATTGATTCCCTCTCTGCCCTAGCCCGAGGTGTGAGCAATAATGCATTCCGGCAATTTGTGATTGGTGTCACTGGTTACGCCAAGCAAGAAGAAATTACGGGCTTTTTTACCAATACAACAGATCAATTTATGGGATCACATTCGATTACCGATTCCCATATCTCTACGATTACTGACACAATTTTGATGTTGCAATATGTAGAAATTCGTGGGGAAATGGCACGAGCAATCAATGTATTCAAAATGCGCGGCTCTTGGCATGACAAGGGTATTCGCGAGTACAATATTACGGCTGATGGGCCAGAAATTAAAGATTCTTTCCGTAATTATGAAAGAATTGTCAGTGGAGCACCTACCCGCGTTAATATCGATGAAAAAGCCGAACTATCTCGTATAGTCAAGAGTTTTCAAGACAAAGATAGTTCCGGAACCTCCAGTTAG
- a CDS encoding circadian clock protein KaiA, which translates to MTKADRQAFLQQIKSDYREILINYFTTDKNLQEKIDKFINAVFCANIPVPQIIEIHMELIDEFSKHLKLEGRSDETLLDYRLTLIDILAHLCEIYRRSLPK; encoded by the coding sequence ATGACAAAAGCCGATCGCCAGGCATTTTTACAGCAAATCAAATCGGACTACCGTGAGATTCTCATAAATTACTTTACCACAGACAAAAATTTGCAAGAAAAAATTGATAAATTTATCAATGCAGTATTTTGTGCTAATATTCCTGTGCCGCAAATTATAGAAATTCATATGGAGCTAATTGACGAATTTTCTAAACATCTAAAGTTAGAGGGACGGAGCGACGAAACCCTGCTTGACTACCGTTTAACATTAATCGATATCTTAGCTCATCTGTGCGAAATTTACAGGCGATCGCTTCCTAAATAG